A region from the Hydra vulgaris chromosome 10, alternate assembly HydraT2T_AEP genome encodes:
- the LOC136086305 gene encoding uncharacterized protein LOC136086305: MDKLTSSETTINFRPIVSSIGTYIYQLAKFLRDLLSPLVNTEFCTKDSFSFVKEISQVNLHKQFLVSYDVTSLYTNFLLQETIDIAVNSIMLNNKNFKITKNDLKKLFNFATSPRHFLFKGHTYDQIDGVAMGSPLAPVLAKFFKGHFENN; this comes from the coding sequence ATGGACAAGTTAACTTCCTCCGAGACTACCATAAACTTCAGACCTATTGTATCATCTATTGGTACCTACATTTATCAACTAGCCAAATTTCTTAGAGATTTGTTATCTCCATTAGTAAACACAGAGTTTTGCACTAAAGATTCATTTTCCTTCGTTAAAGAAATAAGTCAGGTTAatctacataaacaatttttagtatCGTATGATGTAACCAGTTTATATACTAATTTTCTGCTTCAAGAAACCATTGATATCGCAGTTAATTCGATTatgcttaataataaaaattttaaaattactaaaaacgatttaaaaaaactatttaattttgctACCTCGCCAagacattttctttttaaaggacATACTTATGATCAAATAGATGGTGTAGCCATGGGTTCTCCACTAGCACCTGTTCTTGCCAAATTTTTTAAGggtcattttgaaaataactag